ATGAGTATTCAGTCTTTTTTTCCTTCAAAAAGAGATGAACTCTCAGTTTTAAGTCCTATTATTTCCGTCCGTAATTTATGGAAGAGCTTCCCGGGTGTAGTGGCTTTAAAGAACGTGAGCCTCGATATATTTCCTGGAGAGATACACGCTATTCTAGGCGAGAATGGGGCCGGTAAGTCTACACTCCTAAAGATACTATACGGTATTTACGTGCCAGATAAGGGAGAATTATTCTTTGAAGGTAAGAAAGTAGTGTTGACGTCCCCCCAAGACGCGGTTAAGAACGGCTTAGTACTCGTTTCTCAAGTTCCTCAGCTCGTAGATTCACTGACCATCGCTGAGAACCTGTCTTTGTCTTTAAGGCAGTTTAGTTACGTGAGTAGTGTGAAGAAAGTCTCTAAGTTTCTCTTAGAGAAGGGAAGAGAATATGGCGTGAGAATAGACCCAGACATAGAGGCCTGGAAGTTAAGCTATACTCAAAAACAGTTAGTCGAGATTTTGAGGGCTTTGCTACTTAACGCGAGAGTGATAGCCTTCGACGAAGCAACTACACTTTTGCCGCATGCTGAGAAAGAAAGACTTTATGAGTTTATGAAACTGTTTAAGAGTAAGGGAGGCACGATCCTGCTCGTAACTCACAAGATTCCTGAGGCCATGGAAGTCTCAGACAGGATAACTATTCTGAGGAGAGGAGAGGTGGTAGGTACTGTGAAAACTGGTGAGACTACCATAGATCAAGTCAGGTATATGATGTTTGGTGAGAGACTTACTCAACTCAATTCTGGTGAGTATGAGAGATTGTATAAGAAGGATTCAGAAGTCCTGGTCGTGAAGGATCTTTGGGTTAGAAGTGATTATGGCGTGTACGCAGTAAGGGGAGTGTCTTTTAGCGTTCGTAGAGGCGAGATTTTCGGGATAGCTGGCGTAGCTGGTAACGGTCAGCTAGAACTTATTCAGGCTTTAGCTGGGCTAAGAAGAGTTGAGAAAGGTAGCATATATTTACGTTATAATGGGAACGAAATAAACGTCACTAACAAAGGCTCTATGCTAATCAGACGCTTAGGAATAGGGTACATACCAGACGAACCCGTTAAAAAAGGTGTTTCCCTAGACAACACTATCGAGGAGAACATAGCGGTACATCCAAAACTTTCGAAGTTCTTGATAAACTGGAGAGGCATCAAGAATTTAGCCTCTAACCTAGTTAAGGAATTCAATATAGTGACGCCCTCAACGAGTACTAGAGCTAAAGTTTTGTCTGGAGGTAATTTAATGAAGGTTTTAGTAGCCAGAGAATT
The window above is part of the Zestosphaera sp. genome. Proteins encoded here:
- a CDS encoding ABC transporter ATP-binding protein; the encoded protein is MSIQSFFPSKRDELSVLSPIISVRNLWKSFPGVVALKNVSLDIFPGEIHAILGENGAGKSTLLKILYGIYVPDKGELFFEGKKVVLTSPQDAVKNGLVLVSQVPQLVDSLTIAENLSLSLRQFSYVSSVKKVSKFLLEKGREYGVRIDPDIEAWKLSYTQKQLVEILRALLLNARVIAFDEATTLLPHAEKERLYEFMKLFKSKGGTILLVTHKIPEAMEVSDRITILRRGEVVGTVKTGETTIDQVRYMMFGERLTQLNSGEYERLYKKDSEVLVVKDLWVRSDYGVYAVRGVSFSVRRGEIFGIAGVAGNGQLELIQALAGLRRVEKGSIYLRYNGNEINVTNKGSMLIRRLGIGYIPDEPVKKGVSLDNTIEENIAVHPKLSKFLINWRGIKNLASNLVKEFNIVTPSTSTRAKVLSGGNLMKVLVARELTVSKLALVAYNPTRGLDEVSTRYVRKLIVNKAANEGMCAVIASEDLDEIIEISDVIAVMNSGSVVGIFKSGANREEIERVMVS